TATTCGATTGGTTGTGGGAGTCGAGTGCTTGGACACCGACGCTGACCTCGGATGTCTGGCCCCTGGGTCTATGCTGACTTCATCGACCATCACAAAATCACCaccctcttcatcttcgccAAACCCTATATCTCTATTCCTGTGAGATTTCGACGGGCTCGATCTCGTGCTGTTACTGACAGGAACTCTTCGCATCTGGCGAAGAGCCTCTTGCCgtctccttcttctcgaaGGTGAGTTGGGAGGGATGTCGAATCCATCTCTAAAACTAGCTTCGAGATCTCGTTTCACTCTCTTTTTGGAAGGACTGTTGTCTGGTGTTGTCTCCTGTGCACCATTAGCATGTGTAGAATGTCCTGTATCAGTCTGTGCATTAGTAGCAGACTCCACCTTTTCCCGCTTCCCTTTGGATGCTCGCATGGCCAACGAGACCTCCTGAACCTCGTTGCTCAAAAACATCTTTTCCACCCTGAGTCTCTCGACCTCTTTTTTCAGCACCTCAATCTGTTTCATATGATCGTCCTTCGACTTGGTCTGACTGGCAATGAACTCGCCCACTGATCTGGTGTGCTCTTCGTCTTTTCTCGACAAATTTGATCGTAAAATGGCATTCTCGCCAGTCATAGTCTGTATATTCTTCGCCAATGCATCTTTCTCTGCTAATGCCTATAAAATGTTAGACCGTTTCACCCTCCTTCTGGCGTCTTTAAATACAAACATACCCTGGCAAGACTCCGTTTGAGctcttcaacagcatctgAGCTACTGCCCCTATTCCCAGCCACTACATTCTGACTGCCCCTTGACttctgctgatgctgtagCCGATCAAGCTCCTCCAAGTCAATATCATCACTGCTCAGGTCGAACGACATAGCGACTCGCGAGTAGTTCGCGTACCACTCGTGAACCTCTATATGCAGGTTTAAATTAACCGAGCCGCATCTTGTGGGGCTCCTTATCATGGCTCTTGGagtcctgcctccggcggctggggctccgccccagaccccgtggctcctctcgctgcgctcgagtcgggcttctGGGTTCCCATTAGGTCCAATAATAGCAGAAAAGTGatatgatatatatatataaccCATTACTATTTACATAGAGTTGACTGTGAGATTATATGCATCTGAAATAAATACCACAAAATAGCAAGTGATATCTACAAAGGCGTCCAACAAACGCACACACTCTTAGTTAAATCCCAACTTAGAGTCAAGAGTCTAGCAAAATTGTTGTCTTTTATCAAAGTGCAATTATTCACAACCGCCTGGTTGCGAATCTGCAGGGTCTTGTCAGACTCTGCAGACTTTCCTCGACCTGGTTCACACAAACCGTTTCCTTCCATCCCAGCAGTCCCCTAACTAATAGGGAACCCCctgaaaacgactcgagcgcagcgagaggagccacggggtctggggcagagccccagccgccggaggcacacccccagACCCCTCACGTGACATGGGCAAGGGCACGCCtgatttgaaatattttttatatatttttcaaggGCCTTCACATGTTGTAGACTGGAGATCAGATTACGAGAGCAACCGATTCCAAAATGTCATCCCCCGATAACAAACCAGCAACCAAGCCAGAGGAGACCGATCCTTCGTTGGTCCCCCAAGCTCCCAAGCCATTGAGCTCGAAAGACAAGAACACAAAGCGACTAATTGTGGTGTTATCCAACGCCTGTTTAGAGACTCACAAGATCTCATCGGCCGGTGGAGATAGATACGCTCTTCTCAACTGTGATGACCACCAGGGTTTactgaagaaaatgaacagAGATATTGCTGACACCAGACCAGACATTACACACCAGTGCTTATTAACTTTATTGGATTCTCCTATCAACAAGGCTGGTAAGCTGCAAGTATATATCCAGACAGCCCGAGGAGTGCTAATCGAGGTCAACCCCAGTGTCAGAATCCCTAGAACTTTTAAGAGATTCTCGGGACTGATGGTCCAACTGCTGCACAGACTGTCAATCCGTTCAGTCAATTCTGAAGAGAAGCTCCTTAAAGTCATCAAGAACCCCATCACAGACCATTTGCCCACCAAATGCCGTAAAATCACTCTTTCTTTCGATGCAAAGGTACAAAGGGTACAAGATTACGTCGAGACTCttgatgacgacgagaGTATATGTGTGTTTGTGGGTGCCATGGCCAAGGGTAAAGACAGCTTCGCCGACGAGTTCGTCGACGAGAAGATCGGTGTGTCGAACTACCCATTATCAGCCTCTGTCGCATGCAGCAAGTTCTGCCACGGTTGTGAAGATGCCTGGGGTATCATGTAATGTAAATTAGTTTTCTCACGACTTTGTAACGCATATATCTAATCATATTTAATGGCATAGACGGTTGGGGGCGGGtgtgcctctggcggctggggctctgccccagaccccgtggctcctctcgcttcgctcgagtcgggcgtggtGATCCCCGagtttatatttttcatgtTTGATGGACTGGCTGGGACTGGTGAGTTTCTGGCTGGAGTTTCAGGTGCGAGAGGGCCATGCTGGGGCATATGTGAGCGCCAATTGGACTTGGACGAAGACTGGGTGAGATGGATATGAATTATAGACTGCCGTTCCATGAAAGTCGGAGTGCTATTGTCGAAATATTGGACCCAGGACGAGAATAACCCGAGAACTCATCAAGAAAAGTAGATGAGGCAGATTCTGAGTGCCGCAGGGTTCAGCCGATTATGTCATTGTCGAGGCGATCCCCCTGAGAACCTGCATGCTAGGGGTACCTGAGAGTTCGCGTGGTGACTACGACCGTGGGTCGGTAATTTTCTGaactttatttataattataATGATATTATGATGCCATATGCCAAGTGGCCAAGAAATAAGCCTGCTTATGAGAAACAATGTTCACATTAAATCGTTATATGAGAGACATGTGCCTATAATTATCTCTTCTATCTTACTATCACTATCGGTGGACATGACGACTTTATCTCGTTAAGGCGTATGCATAGAAGCGTTTCAtatgcagcagcaagacGGCAAGACCGACTGAATATAAATCTTTCAACAGGTTATACCATCGGCAATAAagctaaaaaaaaagatagaTAATAGAACTACCCGTGGAGATATAGCCAGATTCAAGGTAATTGAATCATGGGACCGCAAAACCGCAACAGAAACGCATTCAAGTCCCAAAGTCAAAAGGTAACTTTGCTGCTATCATCTGCTGATCGCGAAACTTGACGCTCAAGGCAGTGCAAATCATACGTTATCCAAGATCCATCCAACAAAGCTCCCAAACCTCAACCATGccctcaaaaaaaatccacaaTTTCCCAAATACTCCAATGACcgcccgacgcccgactcgagcgcagcgagaggagccacggggtctggggcggagccccagccgccggaggcattccGTTCCAGGGGTCCAAGTCAGGGGTAACTTCCGGCGCTAGATTTGCACCGAGGACCAGACGATCCACGTGGGATCGGTGCGGCGGTAGGGCTAGGGCTAGATAAGGGGAAGGCCAGTTGGGAGTTTATAAACAGGCTATAGCCCGCTTAGCCACCTCTTTTTTTCGAACTTTTCTCTGAGCAACCGCTGGCGggaatatttattttcgtAACTCCCAGCCTACTTACTTGACAACCACTTTTTGTTACATAACAACCAGTGATTTTTGTTGCGCCACCACAAAAAACCCAGCGTTTTCTGAGGTGATCCAACGGAAtacaatcaaaaaaatcGGCTTCAAAttcttttgatttgttaTTTGTCATACAACCACGTCCAAAGATTTGTTGAAGCCTTAAATAGGAAGATAaatatctttttttcttctctttttatcACTTCCGTTCTTTGTTACGGAACATTTTTCCTTTCGTAAGGCCCGTTTTACTACGTgtcttgatttttttttgctctttGTTTTTCGCCACCCTGGCAAATTTTTGCTCCAAAAGGTTCTAAAAGGTTCCATTGCATTTTCTATTGgtgttcttgtttttttctttcactTGCTTGCTTTGTTTTTTGGGAGTTTGttctatttcttttttcgGGTTCAGTTCATCGTAATTACAAGATTTTTCTGTTGGGAGCATTGTTTTAACGAGTTCTGACTATATTTTTCTGTTATTTGGTTTTCTGGTGCTTTGTTTTCTGATTTTTTCTCACTTAGTGCCGCACAAGAATTTTTTGAGCCTCAAGCCTCACTGAAAATTTTCATTCCCAGCCGCCGCTTCTTATACCTGTAGTCACCTAGCCAACTGCACCCCTTCACCAGTTGTCTCGAGTGTGCTTTTTGTGAGTCTGTGTCGCGAATTTAGATAAGACCACACATCTACATTTTGTCCCCTACCCACACCCCCCATCTTCCCCTTTtaacagcaccaccaccactgaaAGAATATTATGGCCACTTTACCTAAACCCGCCACTTCAAATTTGGTTAAAGGTAAAAAGCATATTTCATTTCATAAAAATCCCGTGGTTGCTAGGACGACACCTGCTTCTGCAACTGGTGCACCCACTACTACTACACCTACACCTACCGGGGCTGCAGTCGCTTCAAATATTCCTTCTGCACATGACCACAGGAAACGTCTTCTATGTGAGGCGTCTCCCTCGATCATAGGTAGTTGTCGGGCCAACAAGCTTCGACGACTAACTCCCGGTCATTCATACTCTGAGAAtaacgacgatgatgatgacgatgaggacGACGATATCTTTTTTGGCATCTCGCCTTCTAAGAAGCAACAACCAAACGGTTTGATTCCCTTGTCACCTCCTCCTATTGTCTATTCGAGCtctgaagaggaagaggatgaagatgacgatgaagatgatgtcGATGGTCACAATATTGCAGTGACTGCTTCGTCGAACTTGACATCCAACCCATCTTCTTTTTACCACAAGAGATCGAGAACCCTTTCTAACTCGTCGTTGTCTCAACATAGAAAGTTGTCTCGTTCACactcttcgtcttctggCGGAGCTGCTCGCAGAATGTCTTTATACTCTGCAGCTGGctttggtggtgctgccgctggAGGGTCTCCCTGTGGCCAGGGAGGCCACGGCCACCACCGCCGTCGAAGATCGATGTCAGTCCCTGAGTCTGATCAAATCTCTCGTCAAAGATGCTTTGACTACCTTGTGTCGGCAATCGACGCAGTGTGGGCTCAGTACTGCGACTGTACGTCGTTTGCCGAGTCGGAGATCTATGACAACAAGAAACAACAGAATGGATCGTATCCATACGAATACCCCGAGCAACAGGATCTTCCTTGCTCGCCTGTAAGCCTCTGTGAAGAGGATATGGGTATGGACGAGCCAGTTCTGACCCCCAACACGGCAGTTTCCGAGCAACCCACCAGTGTTCGTCTGATGAACCTTAAGGAACGCTTGCTGAAGGCCAAATACTTTTTTGTCGACCTGCTAGAAACCCTCGACATGGAAAAATCGGCCCAGTTCTGGCACAGATGGGATCTTGTCAAGTATGCCACTATCGAGCTTGTCGAAGAGgccgacgacgacgagaCCATTGAAGACGTCAGTGCCGAGCTTGAGGAGGGCCGCTACTACGGCATGAGATGCTAGTTTTGATGCTAGTGTCGCTCCTCgcaaaatataaaacaCTCATGACCCCCCTCTACAATACTGCACTGCCAGTATTATGTCTATATATaaaaatctatttatttatttattatgaCAACTTATTacgggtgctgcctccggcggctggggctgcgccccagaccctgctgctcctctcgctacgctcgagtcgggcttcacggtcccagcaaactcctgcgaagcaggagccacggggtctggggcggagccccagccgccggaggctctGTGGGGTTCATAAAATACATTAGTTGCATACGAGAGAGTGAGAAGAGGTTTACTCGGTGGGGTCGTAGCGGCCCTCCTCTAATTCGTCGATTTTGGCTTTCTTGAGGGTGGTGTCACTATCTCTGCCCTCGACGACCTCGACAACATCATGCTTGATTTTGTCCCAGTACTCCCAGAACATATGGGCCTTTTTCCAGTTGTACTTGCCCTCTGAGGCTTCGACAAGGTCCCGGGTATTCTGGAACACTCGGATCTCGTTTTTCAGTAGAGACGCTTCGTCGGTTCCTGGAGGGACACCCGGCTCGTTTTCAACAGGTGGTAGGTCGTTTATTCTGGTTTGAATGGTGTCAATAGCCCGGCCAATATAAGCGTAGCAACGTTTCTGAGCGTTGACATCGCCCATAGGCACGAATCCCGCTTTATATCCCAGTTTATTAATGAATTCCATGCTGTGGTATTCAATTCCAGTTGTTTAGAATTTTGAGGCTTTTGTCGATTTGAAAGAAAGGATAaggaagaaacaaaaatcacGAGGATCGGCTGTTAGTTATATATGACCCCGTTTTGGGAACGACCGGTTCTTATCAGGCAGTGCAGCTAACCGGTTTCTGGTTATGCAATGATCAGAACGGGTGATAGACGAAATTATGGAGGCTGGTCACCCGAGCGAATCCTGAATTAGTGGCTGGGCACTTTATACTTGTTCTGTAAATAACCTCTCCGTTCGATAGACAAACCGTTTCTGAACGCCAGAGAAAGTGAGGTTAACGAATCTGGGACCAGAATGGCCGGTTTAACTTGGCCACGGGAGGTCACTGAACCCTGTTCGCTGCATAGCCTTCTATGCAAGATTTAATTGACACCTGCAGACGCTGCGAGCTGCTGCACAATGAGGTTAAAAGACATTAGTTGATGACCCACTAAACCTTGGTATCAGGAGAGATAGGAAGACCCGGAATGCATAACGGAAGGTGGTGGGGGGGtggagtgtgcctccggcggctggggctccgccccagaccctggctgctcctctcgcttcgctcgagtcggtgcgtcGGGGTGCCGGCTCAGAGTGGGTGGTGAGCGAACTGGAGATACTTCTGTAGATCCAAAGAGGTTGGTATGGGTTCAGTGAGATATGCTGATCTACCAATGCTGGCTCAACGGTCCATGAGGCCCCGATATTTATTGCTACCGGGCTCAATGGGCTCTATAGTCTCAAGTCACTGGCACCTCGAATAGCTTGTCTCTTCAGACAAGATTTTGCTTCCTCTCTACCCCTTTCCAATGACCACAATTGAAGAAACACCAGCTTCCACTTTGAGACCCGACTTGAACTTGTCTTCTCACTATTTTTTATCTGCAAAATTTTGGCTGTCGtatctgcctccggcggctggagctctgccccagaccccttggctcctgcttcgcaggagatttacTCCCTGTATCTCCAATTTACCAGCAGTGATCGATTGGATAGTACCTATTGACTATTTTCTACTGTCCATTCTCGCTTGCAAGTCTTCAGCATTTTTAGCTTCTCTCAGGAATTATTGCCTTCCAGAGTCTCAGTTCCTACATTATTCGCTGTTGTAATAGCGCCCTTGGATCCTGCCTTCTTGAATTTTACACTGACATGACTGAGGAACTGGAAACATGGCTTGACCCAAAAACTTGACCAACTTTTGTTTGTACTACTCCTTGTATTCGTCTCTAATAAAACATTTCTAATATGCATACTTATTACGTTCCACAAGTAGACCCGCTCCGCGAGAGCACGAAATTTGGGTCTAAGTCTTTACCAAACCTAGCTTGTCCTGAAGATCAATGCAGACCGCTTCTATCTTCAGCCTGCCATAACTGAGACCTTTATTATCATCTGTTATACAGACCCAAATGCGGCATTGTACCAAAAACTATATCATAGTAAGTTATGACACAAACGTTTTATCCGTTCAACAGCTATCACTGGGGCTCACCGTAGAACAGGTTGTTCCTCATCCCATCGAATGACAGCCCCAACTGAAACACAGAGATCCACAGAGATCCCAATCTCCATTCACGAACTCCAgggaccgtagacgtaacgactcgagcgtagcgagaggagctacggggtctggggcagcgccccagccgccggaggcgaaAAGGGATCCCCGAACTAATCGGATGACAGAACTGAACAGGGGCGCGCGCTTCCGAGGTGTCAAACAGACAGATATTGGTTCCACACgaaattgaaaaagcaGCAACGAGCATCAGCACCGTGCGGAGCTCAATGACCGAAAACGATATTTGGCGGTATAGAGTTTATTTAGAGCGGAAGTTTTCCAAGTTTAGCGATATCGGCCGCAGTCTGGATGTGAACTGTTCAGTGGTTCGGTTAAAGGCACCTGCGTCATGCACGATAAGCACGCAATGATAGACACATATTAGATAAAGGATAATGATGATACGGTGATCCAGGTCAGACGCAGGTTGGGAACTCGGACTATAGCCTAAACAGGAAGCAAGGTCCGGTATGTTCAAACGGACAGTCGGGTTTAGTAATAGCCATTATATGTTATAAATAAGATGAATTATCTGATTAAAGTTGATTTCTACAGCTGGACAGTAACGGACCAATTCGACGGAACTGAAGAACAgtgaagaaaacagaattgaatcaaacaaatcattatcataataatataataacaAGAGATGtcaccagcagtagcaacGACCCTTGAAACGGATCAATTGGTCAACgatttcaagaagaaggttgGCTTTAAGAGAAACTATTCTAAGTTGCTCCCTGCCAATACATTGGCTAGATACAAGAAACATGGTGTTGATGTTTCTGGCGAGTACCCTGAGGTTCCCACTGAATATCCGGTTTTCCTTGAGGATGCTATCAATGTAAGAAATAAGGACCGTCCTCATAATGAGCGAGGTGCTTATGCCGACAAAGAGAAGAAGGCCCTCTTCGGAGCCGCTAAGGAGGTCATTAATCTGACAGCTAATATTGGTACTGAGATTGTTGGACTTCAATTGGCAGACTTGGACGATAAGCAAAAAGACGAGCTGGCCTTGTTAATTGCTGAACGTACTgttgtcttcttcagagATCAGGACTTGTCTCCTAAGAAGCAATTAGAACTGGGCAAGTACTTTGGTGAAGTCGAGGTCCATCCTTTGGTACCACATGTTCCTGGCCTTGAGGGTGTCACTGTTCTATGGCCtcaacaaatgcaaattGAGGGTGGAAAGGCTACTCACAAGAAGCCACTTGGAACTGCTCAATGGCACAGTGATCTGTCCCACGAGTATAACCCTGCCGGTATTACTCATTTACATAATGACGCTTTGCCTCCTGGAGGAGCTGGCGGTGACACTGCTTGGGTCAGCGGATACGGTGCTTATGATAAATTATCTCCTGCTCTCCAGGAGTTCTTGGATGGTAAGACTGCTATCTACAGATCGGCTCATTCATATATCGATAAGAAGAACCCTCTAGGTGGACTCAAGTTCATTGAGCGTGAACATCCAATTGTTAGAACCCATCCTGCCACTGGTTGGAAGGCACTTTGGATCAATCGTCACTACACTACTAGAATTGTCGGCCTTGAGCCTAACGAGTCTGCTGCTATCCTTAACCTTTTGTTTGATGTTTTCGAAAAGAACTTGGACATCCAAGTGCGTTTCAACTGGCACTCCAAGCCGTCTGCTCCTGGTCGCGGAACTAGTGCTTTATGGGACAACCGTATCAGTCAACATTATGCTGTGTTTGACtatgacgatgatgagagACATGGTACTCGTGTTGCCGTCTTGTCAGAGCGACCCTACTTTGACAAGAACTCCAAATCTCGTCGTCAAGCTTTGGGATTAGATTAGATAATTAACAATATACGAAGTCACTCAAGTCATGATTGTCTATGAAAAATATTAGTGTTGAAATACTGTTAGTCGTTATTTAGTGAATATATCAAAGCGCTGAATGAGTGTAGAATTTAAACTATTGAGATCGGCAAAACCCCACTTTATATGGCAAGACCCAGATCTTATCGTACATAAATACCTCTGTTACGTTACTAACCGAATCAAGAACCATACGACCATACTCTGTATAATTGCCAAGGCCGAATAAGATAAATTAACAAGATAAATTAACAAAAATAGTGGTGTTGTATCGTAAATTGCCACAAAGATTCAACAGCCGAATACTTAGTTTGTAAAAATGAGTGCACTGTTATAACTGCGTAGCGGGGGCGCACTGGGAACGTGCGTGAATCGCGTGCTAGCTGCCTATATTGGCCAATATACCCCCAGCTTGAACCTCCTTCTCAAACGAACTGTCATTTTATCTCTTCGTATACCAAAGAGCTACTGATAATAGAAATATTTATGTCACAAATACTAGATTTAAGATCGTTAATTTAATCTACTTTTTTAAGATTGACTAATTTTAATTTTAGTTTAATTAGGCCTCATTCACGTATCAATGCTCAAACGGGCGTTCAGGAGTGCATGTCCCGGCGGCTTCCTACGTCATCATCAAAGATTTGGTGAATACAGGGCTGATCTATGTTTGGTTTTCAGCATCACGGCTTGTGACCACATTCTCAAGTTTTTGACCATTAAAACTTTTGGAATCCGACAGTGTGActtgtttttcaattcgATCAGGAGGACAGTTGATTTCGCCATAGTTTTTGCATTTTGAGGGATTTCATTGTATCGCATTTGAACGCGGGgtaaaataatttttttgaaagatCGCGCAGGTGATTGACCTAACTGCTCTGGGCATAAATGTCCtgtttcaaaagataacgATTTTGCATTCAATTAAGAACcgtgttttttttattttatttgagTGGGGAATTTGTATTTCAAATATCAGTGGGGTTTCCTTCACTTCAGGGATTGAAGTTTTCTATTATTGAAACTGAACCCATTCTCAGGTACGGCACAAGACAGAATGCCGGATGATCCAGAGAACCAACCTGGACTGCCACCAACGTATTTAAAACCACCACTTAGACCAGAACTTGTACGTTCAAAGACTGATTCTTATACAAGAGTTAATATTGGAAACGATGGCAATGATGATGACTCAGATCAAGATGAAACTTCGAATTTGCTGACTCGCAGGTCGACCCCAGTTTCACCTGGGAGGGGGATCAAACGTGGCAGAGCAAAACGAAGATTGAGCCAATTGTTCTTGTCAACTCGAAACACAACTACAGATTTCCTTTCATTGGTATCTCCATCTGCATCTTCATATAATCTACGAACACCTCGTATACAAGATTTCGACGTTAATCCCCTGAACGTGTCGTGGACTAATGTCAGCTCGTTAGGTAATGGTTATGGTACTACGGATGATCCTAATACGCTGACACCACGCCGGGTGGTTTCAACTGTGGAAGAGAGTAAGGCCTCGACGGACCGACGTGGATTCTATGACGATTTTACCACGGTAGATTGGATCCATGACACTGTGATTGAGTCGTCTCGTCGAAGTACCTTAAAAGCACTGCCGGGATTAAGAGGAAAGTTCATTAGACTTTTCGATGCCTTTCAAGGATGGCTCCTTATAACAATTGTTGCATTTGCATTTACCTTAGTAGCATATAGCATTGATGCTTGCGAGAGCGTTTTATCAGATCTACGGCATGGCTATTGTTCTACAAACTGGTTCACCCGTGAAGCTTTGTGTTGTCCAGACGTAGAACGGTTTGGATCTTGTCCAGCATGGGTTTCTTGGTCTCAATACGGAGGAGTACTTTCTGGCGACAACGGCCTTGcgtttgattttgttgcCTACTTGGCATTGACCATACTATTTGCATATATCTCGGTCACCTTGACTCTGAGAACAAAGACTGACATTCCCCTAGAAGATAGGAATTCCGCATTAtctaaagaaaagaaaccgTCCCTAGCAACACAGGGTGCAGTGTTAGGGGAATCGTCTGCATCGGTACCTGTGACCGACTCGTCACCACAGTCTAAGACGACCCAAACTAACGAGCCAGCTGAACCTAGCAGGAGAGTTATTTATTCAGGAACTGGCAGTGGAGTGGCCGAAGTAAAGACCATTCTCTCTGGATTCATTATCAGAAGATTCTTGGGAACATATACACTTGTTCATAAATCGATTGGCCTGATATTCTCCATTTCATCTGGCCTTAGCGTGGGCAAAGAGGGTCCCTATGTTCATCTTGCAGCCTGTGTGGGAAACATCGCTTGTCGTCTATTCAAAAAATTCAGCacaaatgaaatcaaacGTCGTCAGGTAATTTCTGCTGCCGCCAGTGCTGGTGTAGCCTTGGCTTTTGGAAGTCCTCTTGCCGGAGTTCTCTTCAGTTTGGAAGAAGTTAGCTACTACTTTCTTCCTCACCAACTATTCCGGATTTTCTTTTGTGCTATGATCTCTGCGCTGtttctgatatttatgGATCCATACAAGACTGGTAAaattgttctttttgagGTGACCTATGATCAAAACTGGCAGTTATGGGTGAGTTTTACGCTGGTGGCTGTAAATGAAAAAGCACTAACGATTTAGGAATTGGCtaattatatatttttgggCATTTCAGGTGGATTGTTTGGAGCAGCATTTTGTAAGTTCACTCTCTGGTGGGGTAGCAGATTTAGATCGATTAAAATTATCAAGAACAGTCCAACATTTGAGGTGATGCTCATCGCTGTCATAACTGGATGTGTGACATTTTTCAATCCCTATACATCTAAATCAGTGTCAGAACTACTGTATGATCTTGCTAGTCCTTGTAATGAGAGTAGTCGTGCATTAACTTTGTGCCCAAGTGAGCCTAGCAAGATACCAGCACTACTCGGATCTTTGGGTTGTGCGCTGTTAATAAAAGTGGTCCTCACCTCAGTTACTTTTGGAGTCAAAGTACCTGCTGGAATATATGTTCCATCCATGGTAATTGGTGCCCTGTATGGAAGAATATTCGGACTGACTCTGAAATACATCGATTTTAAACAATCCGGTATGTTGAGTCAGTTATACGGCTTAGATACAATGCCCATTGGAGGTCCATATGCTATGgctggagcaggagcttTCCTAGCCGGTGTTACGAGAATGAATATAACTCTGGCAACCATCTTATTTGAACTGACTGGGTCTCTTAACCATGTACTTCCAT
The Sugiyamaella lignohabitans strain CBS 10342 chromosome A, complete sequence genome window above contains:
- the EMG1 gene encoding Emg1p (Methyltransferase for rRNA; catalyzes methylation of the pseudouridine residue 1191 of 18S rRNA; member of the SPOUT methyltransferase family; required for maturation of 18S rRNA and for 40S ribosomal subunit production independently of methyltransferase activity; forms homodimers; human ortholog is mutated in Bowen-Conradi syndrome, and the equivalent mutation in yeast affects Emg1p dimerization and localization but not its methyltransferase activity; GO_component: GO:0030686 - 90S preribosome [Evidence IDA] [PMID 12150911]; GO_component: GO:0005737 - cytoplasm [Evidence IDA] [PMID 11694595]; GO_component: GO:0005737 - cytoplasm [Evidence IDA] [PMID 11914276]; GO_component: GO:0005880 - nuclear microtubule [Evidence IDA] [PMID 11935223]; GO_component: GO:0005730 - nucleolus [Evidence IEA]; GO_component: GO:0005730 - nucleolus [Evidence IDA] [PMID 15590835]; GO_component: GO:0005634 - nucleus [Evidence IEA]; GO_component: GO:0005634 - nucleus [Evidence IDA] [PMID 11694595]; GO_component: GO:0005634 - nucleus [Evidence IDA] [PMID 11935223]; GO_component: GO:0030529 - ribonucleoprotein complex [Evidence IEA]; GO_component: GO:0032040 - small-subunit processome [Evidence IDA] [PMID 15590835]; GO_function: GO:0003723 - RNA binding [Evidence IEA]; GO_function: GO:0008168 - methyltransferase activity [Evidence IEA,IEA]; GO_function: GO:0070037 - rRNA (pseudouridine) methyltransferase activity [Evidence IMP,ISO] [PMID 20972225]; GO_function: GO:0019843 - rRNA binding [Evidence IEA]; GO_function: GO:0016740 - transferase activity [Evidence IEA]; GO_process: GO:0000480 - endonucleolytic cleavage in 5'-ETS of tricistronic rRNA transcript (SSU-rRNA, 5.8S rRNA, LSU-rRNA) [Evidence IMP] [PMID 15590835]; GO_process: GO:0000447 - endonucleolytic cleavage in ITS1 to separate SSU-rRNA from 5.8S rRNA and LSU-rRNA from tricistronic rRNA transcript (SSU-rRNA, 5.8S rRNA, LSU-rRNA) [Evidence IMP] [PMID 15590835]; GO_process: GO:0000472 - endonucleolytic cleavage to generate mature 5'-end of SSU-rRNA from (SSU-rRNA, 5.8S rRNA, LSU-rRNA) [Evidence IMP] [PMID 15590835]; GO_process: GO:0032259 - methylation [Evidence IEA]; GO_process: GO:0070475 - rRNA base methylation [Evidence IMP,ISO] [PMID 20972225]; GO_process: GO:0006364 - rRNA processing [Evidence IEA]; GO_process: GO:0006364 - rRNA processing [Evidence IMP] [PMID 11694595]; GO_process: GO:0042274 - ribosomal small subunit biogenesis [Evidence IMP] [PMID 11694595]; GO_process: GO:0042274 - ribosomal small subunit biogenesis [Evidence IGI] [PMID 16721597]; GO_process: GO:0042254 - ribosome biogenesis [Evidence IEA]), yielding MSSPDNKPATKPEETDPSLVPQAPKPLSSKDKNTKRLIVVLSNACLETHKISSAGGDRYALLNCDDHQGLLKKMNRDIADTRPDITHQCLLTLLDSPINKAGKLQVYIQTARGVLIEVNPSVRIPRTFKRFSGLMVQLLHRLSIRSVNSEEKLLKVIKNPITDHLPTKCRKITLSFDAKVQRVQDYVETLDDDESICVFVGAMAKGKDSFADEFVDEKIGVSNYPLSASVACSKFCHGCEDAWGIM